One Chromatiaceae bacterium DNA segment encodes these proteins:
- the recR gene encoding recombination protein RecR — MSDRSLLNQLVDALRCLPGVGPKSAQRMAFHLLERDRDGGRHLARVMAEAMERVRRCDRCRTLSEQALCGLCANPNRDPGLLCVIEHPSSMVAIEQATGYRGLYFVLGGRLSPLDGIGPGELGLDALEARLAEGRIQELILAVSPTVEGSATAQYIAGMAADHQVRTTRIAHGVPLGGELEYVDGGTLAHAFAGRQGV, encoded by the coding sequence ATGTCGGACCGTTCGCTCCTCAATCAGCTCGTGGACGCCTTGCGTTGCCTGCCCGGCGTGGGGCCAAAATCCGCCCAGCGCATGGCCTTCCATCTGCTGGAGCGGGACCGGGACGGTGGCCGCCACTTGGCCAGGGTCATGGCCGAGGCCATGGAGCGAGTGCGCCGCTGTGACCGCTGCCGCACCCTGAGTGAGCAGGCCCTCTGTGGTCTGTGCGCCAACCCGAACCGGGACCCGGGCCTCCTGTGCGTCATCGAGCATCCCTCGTCCATGGTGGCCATCGAGCAGGCGACGGGCTACCGGGGGCTCTATTTCGTGCTCGGTGGGCGCCTCTCGCCCCTGGATGGCATCGGGCCGGGGGAACTGGGGCTGGATGCCCTGGAGGCACGCCTCGCCGAGGGTCGGATCCAGGAATTGATTCTGGCCGTCAGCCCCACCGTCGAGGGCAGCGCCACCGCCCAATATATCGCTGGCATGGCGGCGGATCACCAGGTGCGCACCACCCGCATCGCCCATGGCGTGCCCCTGGGGGGCGAACTGGAATATGTGGATGGCGGCACCCTGGCGCATGCCTTCGCCGGGCGCCAGGGGGTATGA
- a CDS encoding YbaB/EbfC family nucleoid-associated protein — MKGGLGNILKQAQKMQEDLQKTQERLGREEVTGESGGGMVKVTMNGRHEVKRVEIDPSLLTDDKEMLEDLVAAAVNGAVQKVGEMTQEGMASLTSGLGNIPLPPGFKMPF, encoded by the coding sequence GTGAAAGGTGGATTAGGCAATATCCTCAAGCAAGCCCAGAAAATGCAGGAAGACCTGCAGAAGACCCAGGAACGGCTGGGGCGGGAAGAGGTCACCGGTGAGTCCGGCGGCGGCATGGTCAAGGTCACCATGAATGGTCGGCACGAGGTCAAGCGAGTCGAGATCGACCCCTCCCTGCTGACCGACGACAAGGAGATGCTGGAGGATCTCGTCGCAGCGGCCGTCAACGGCGCCGTGCAAAAGGTGGGGGAAATGACCCAGGAGGGGATGGCGAGCCTGACCAGCGGTCTGGGTAACATCCCCTTGCCCCCAGGTTTCAAGATGCCTTTCTGA
- the minC gene encoding septum site-determining protein MinC, with protein MAFKSTTGATSPTPVFELKAATFTLPVIRLLGVDMDVVADQLAVKVDQAPDFFRNTPVVIDLSGLPPGSGQLEFPQLVGLMRGFGMIPVGIRGGTDEQHEAAQAMELAILGDAFVRRTPPARETASPAPARSATARSVPEEAAPTASQRLVTRPVRSGQRVYAAGGDLSVIAPVSNGAELMADGNIHVYGPLRGRAMAGMKGDTSARIFCQDLRAELISVAGHYRISENIPEDVKGVPVQIFLDQDVLRVEKI; from the coding sequence ATGGCGTTTAAATCAACAACAGGGGCGACAAGCCCCACCCCGGTCTTTGAACTCAAGGCCGCGACCTTTACCCTCCCCGTGATTCGGCTCCTGGGGGTTGATATGGACGTCGTGGCGGACCAGTTGGCGGTCAAGGTCGATCAGGCGCCCGACTTCTTTCGCAACACCCCCGTGGTCATCGACCTGTCTGGCCTGCCCCCGGGTTCCGGACAACTGGAATTTCCCCAGCTCGTCGGCCTGATGCGCGGCTTCGGCATGATCCCGGTCGGAATCCGGGGCGGGACCGACGAACAGCACGAGGCCGCCCAGGCCATGGAGTTGGCGATCCTGGGCGATGCCTTCGTGCGCCGCACCCCGCCCGCGCGGGAAACGGCGAGTCCGGCCCCCGCCCGCTCGGCCACCGCCCGGTCCGTCCCCGAAGAAGCGGCCCCGACCGCCAGCCAGCGCCTGGTCACCCGTCCGGTGCGCTCCGGTCAGCGGGTCTATGCCGCCGGCGGCGACCTCTCGGTCATCGCTCCGGTGAGCAATGGCGCCGAACTGATGGCGGACGGCAATATCCACGTCTATGGTCCCCTGCGGGGCCGGGCCATGGCAGGCATGAAGGGTGACACCAGCGCGCGCATCTTCTGCCAGGACCTGCGGGCCGAGCTCATCTCGGTGGCGGGTCATTACCGCATCAGCGAAAATATCCCGGAAGATGTCAAGGGCGTTCCCGTCCAGATCTTCCTCGACCAGGATGTACTGCGC
- the dnaX gene encoding DNA polymerase III subunit gamma/tau: MSYQVLARKWRPRSFADMVGQAHVVRALGNALDQDRLHHAYLFTGTRGVGKTTLARILAKALNCEAGVSSTPCCQCPSCREIDEGRFVDLLEVDAASRTRVDQTRELLDNVPFAPVKGRFKVYLIDEVHMFSTSSFNALLKTLEEPPPHVKFLLATTDPQKVPVTVLSRCLQFNLKRLVPEEIGAQLAHILTVEGLPYEDQALALLARAADGSMRDGLSLLDQAIAFGGGRVGAEDIRAMLGTVGRDMSLNLLSALASRDGARLLEEVGRIHELTPDFGGLLQELLVFLHRIALFQQVPATLAADDPERETLEALARVLAPEDLQLFYQIALLGQADLPLAPDPRTGMEMVLLRMLAFRPVDQEGKGSLVAGGVQTRPGAPLPPRPAVPTGAAGSGPAGEQRLDVSPGVPPVTATPSAETAPVPAPAPGRASPASAALAAARLATTLDKPGSGRSRAPAPAPGTVSARASGPGGAAPTSGVATAPAPAPVAISATGSGVALQAQRPGVALAAPKSVPTRPRSAPVMDPVPAEDGPPPDLWADWDAAVVAPAVAVGGQPAPTAPLAPVATSGLAPNTSPPASAPAAPRLEDKEHWHALVAALDLGGLASELARNCELVDWDGQRLRLILDQASERLRVETTEQRLRSALAAVLGEGLRLEIQVARPEGETPSQRRDRARRDRQRSAEEAMAHDPIAAALRDTLGARLMPGTVRPPG; the protein is encoded by the coding sequence ATGTCCTATCAGGTTCTGGCCCGCAAGTGGCGCCCCCGGTCCTTCGCGGACATGGTCGGACAGGCCCATGTGGTGCGGGCGCTCGGCAATGCCCTGGATCAGGACCGGCTGCATCATGCCTATCTCTTCACCGGCACCCGGGGTGTCGGCAAGACCACGTTGGCGCGGATCCTGGCCAAGGCCCTGAACTGCGAGGCGGGGGTCAGCTCCACGCCCTGCTGTCAGTGTCCCTCCTGCCGGGAGATCGATGAAGGGCGGTTCGTGGACCTGCTGGAGGTGGACGCCGCCTCCCGCACCCGGGTCGATCAGACCCGCGAACTGCTGGACAATGTCCCCTTCGCCCCGGTCAAGGGCCGCTTCAAGGTGTACCTTATCGACGAGGTCCACATGTTTTCCACCAGCAGCTTCAACGCCCTCCTGAAGACGCTGGAGGAGCCGCCGCCCCACGTCAAATTCCTCCTCGCCACCACGGACCCGCAAAAGGTCCCGGTGACTGTCCTGTCGCGCTGCCTGCAGTTCAACCTCAAGCGCCTGGTGCCGGAGGAGATCGGCGCCCAGCTCGCCCACATCCTGACGGTCGAGGGCCTGCCCTACGAGGATCAGGCCCTGGCCCTGCTGGCGCGGGCGGCGGACGGCAGCATGCGCGACGGTCTGAGTCTGCTCGATCAGGCCATTGCCTTCGGCGGCGGCCGGGTGGGGGCCGAGGACATCCGCGCCATGCTCGGCACGGTCGGGCGCGACATGAGCCTGAATCTGCTCTCCGCGCTGGCCAGCCGGGATGGTGCCCGCCTGCTCGAGGAGGTGGGGCGCATCCACGAGTTGACCCCGGACTTTGGGGGCCTTCTGCAAGAACTGCTGGTCTTTCTGCACCGCATCGCCCTCTTCCAGCAGGTGCCGGCGACCCTGGCCGCCGATGACCCGGAACGGGAGACCCTGGAGGCCCTGGCGCGGGTCCTGGCCCCGGAAGACCTCCAGCTTTTTTACCAGATTGCCCTCCTGGGGCAGGCGGACCTGCCCCTGGCCCCGGACCCGCGTACCGGCATGGAGATGGTGCTGCTGCGGATGCTCGCCTTCCGGCCGGTGGACCAGGAGGGCAAGGGTAGCCTAGTCGCGGGCGGCGTCCAGACGCGTCCGGGCGCTCCGTTGCCACCGCGACCGGCGGTGCCGACCGGCGCGGCGGGCTCGGGACCGGCGGGGGAGCAGCGCCTGGATGTGAGTCCTGGCGTTCCCCCCGTTACGGCTACCCCCAGCGCCGAGACGGCGCCTGTTCCCGCTCCCGCTCCAGGTCGCGCCTCCCCGGCGAGCGCCGCCCTGGCGGCGGCCCGTCTGGCGACCACCCTGGACAAGCCTGGTTCGGGCCGGTCCAGAGCCCCGGCACCGGCCCCAGGGACAGTAAGCGCCAGAGCATCCGGCCCGGGCGGCGCCGCCCCCACCTCAGGAGTAGCGACGGCCCCGGCCCCCGCGCCAGTAGCCATCAGCGCCACAGGCTCTGGCGTCGCCCTCCAGGCCCAGCGACCCGGGGTGGCCTTGGCCGCGCCTAAATCCGTCCCGACCCGCCCCCGGTCCGCGCCGGTCATGGACCCGGTGCCCGCGGAGGATGGCCCGCCGCCGGATCTCTGGGCGGATTGGGACGCGGCTGTCGTGGCGCCAGCCGTGGCGGTTGGTGGCCAGCCAGCCCCCACCGCCCCGCTCGCGCCAGTCGCAACCTCCGGCCTGGCCCCCAACACCAGCCCGCCCGCCAGCGCCCCCGCCGCTCCCCGTCTTGAGGACAAGGAGCACTGGCACGCCCTGGTAGCGGCGCTCGATCTGGGTGGCCTGGCGAGCGAACTGGCGCGCAATTGCGAACTGGTGGATTGGGATGGCCAGCGCTTGCGACTCATCCTGGATCAGGCCTCCGAGCGGCTGCGGGTGGAAACCACCGAACAGCGCCTGCGCTCGGCCTTGGCGGCGGTCCTGGGCGAGGGGTTGCGTCTGGAGATCCAGGTCGCGCGGCCCGAGGGCGAGACGCCCTCCCAACGGCGCGACCGCGCGCGGCGGGACCGCCAGCGGTCGGCGGAGGAGGCCATGGCCCATGACCCGATCGCCGCCGCCTTGCGCGACACTCTGGGCGCCCGCCTCATGCCCGGCACGGTCCGGCCTCCGGGCTAG
- a CDS encoding histidine triad nucleotide-binding protein: protein MLDTIFGKIARGEIPADILYQDEDVVAFRDLNPQAPTHVLVIPRKPIPTLNDLEEGDAALVGKLFLAARRVAEQEGIAAAGYRAVINCNAAAGQTVFHLHLHLLGGRPLRWPPG, encoded by the coding sequence ATGTTGGACACTATTTTCGGTAAAATCGCCCGCGGCGAGATTCCCGCGGATATCCTGTACCAGGACGAGGACGTGGTCGCCTTCCGGGACCTGAATCCCCAGGCCCCGACCCATGTCCTGGTGATCCCCCGCAAGCCCATCCCAACCCTCAACGACCTGGAGGAGGGCGATGCGGCCCTCGTCGGCAAGCTCTTCCTCGCCGCGCGCAGGGTGGCGGAACAGGAAGGCATAGCCGCCGCCGGCTACCGGGCCGTGATTAATTGCAACGCCGCGGCGGGGCAGACCGTCTTCCATCTGCACCTGCATCTGCTGGGTGGACGGCCCTTGCGGTGGCCACCGGGTTGA